A window from Pseudoliparis swirei isolate HS2019 ecotype Mariana Trench chromosome 17, NWPU_hadal_v1, whole genome shotgun sequence encodes these proteins:
- the pik3ap1 gene encoding phosphoinositide 3-kinase adapter protein 1 isoform X1, with protein MEDPPSGKPPSATSDPPELLILHAAEAEEWASYLQRILKSSRKFRKRSIWLQALDPATGPRGGAVERFRSGGVVVLLLTGALLDLLRDPGPLGALLRPPRRVVALLCGVTEDAVPTERLEGWPAWRKLHAHDEPALYVDAILESVTEGRRLEAQQTEASSTEDPSTGGAGEAGEADGAGGAGEAGEADGAGGAGEAGEADGAGGAGGAGGAGGAGAAGEAGGAGGAASDKLLDAVRGEEPASAPDPTRRTSTQLTCLTVQPSRVLCTGRETLFIVFTREVDWGSVPEVEFTPQQEAPLRVRGAVENQYTVSVTAPDMPAGVVSLTMYTDQRCVRLTPVTFYTSMGEVSRLLGEAAHPVDFLCQAFNLTRGATESLDRMLTDSLKASMPAAGLQLFGVGQIEEDNMGAYQRGEELPTLLHFSAKYGLKQLTAVLLRCPGALQAYSVMNRAGDYPNTLAQKSGFSQLRQFMDEFVETADMLKSHMEDSASPEVYESMSASSQEMLMKYSGGSEDVYESMLEIDPECAEDLYEEMAAVGQNPEETMLRKFFQAKPRAGVDQDHNDPLRGEEEEQGDDLDEDDEEEEEDPYKLCTEDIYDTVDANGSSCIPEILNRPPAPMPRPEFTSDLEKPQTYISRVFSDQAESQSRAMETSPAAPPSPVYDPYAGMKTPGQRQLVSLQERVKAGALSVDEAVQQFKAWQLDHERRSGSICYQQENLKRLRDSITRRHRERGRAGAELGYDISAPLHRNLYWGPGAAPETSVYEAAPRAVAPPPLPPAPPHSIQRGSWQTGSTSSTSSSESSRLSGATEPDLEDLVENVPPPRPPRPPDAAAFTSPPRIPPRIPERLPEKTLHERYTSGPMRALPQRPAPRPPGAAPPVPRRLR; from the exons ATGGAGGACCCCCCCTCAGGTAAGCCCCCCTCAG CGACCTCCGACCCCCCCGAGCTGCTGATCCTGCACGCGGCCGAGGCCGAGGAGTGGGCCTCGTACCTGCAGCGGATCTTGAAATCCTCCAGAAAGTTCCGCAAGAGGTCCATCTGGCTGCAGGCGCTGGACCCGGCCACCGGGCCACGGGGGGGCGCCGTGGAGCGCTTCCGGAGCGGCGGCGTGGTCGTGCTGCTCCTCACCGGAGCGCTGCTCGACCTGCTGCGTGACCCCGGGCCTCTGGGGGCGCTGCTGCGCCCGCCGCGCCGCGTGGTGGCGCTGCTGTGCGGCGTGACGGAGGACGCCGTGCCGACGGAGCGCCTGGAGGGATGGCCGGCCTGGAGGAAGCTGCACGCCCACGACGAGCCCGCCCTCTACGTGGACGCCATCTTGGAGTCCGTCACCGAGG GCAGACGACTGGAGGCCCAACAGACGGAGGCCTCGTCCACTGAAGATCCCTCCACGGGTGGAGCAGGTGAAGCGGGTGAAGCAGACGGAGCGGGTGGAGCAGGTGAAGCGGGTGAAGCAGACGGAGCGGGTGGAGCAGGTGAAGCGGGTGAAGCAGACGGAGCGGGTGGAGCAGGCGGAgcgggtggagcaggtggagcgggTGCAGCAGGTGAAgcgggtggagcaggtggagcggcCTCAGACAAGCTCCTCGACGCCGTCCGGGGGGAGGAGCCGGCGAGCGCTCCGGACCCAACCAGGAGAACCTCCACGCAGCTCACCTGCCTCACCGTGCAGCCGAGCCGGGTTCTGTGCACG GGACGGGAGACGCTCTTCATCGTGTTCACGCGTGAGGTCGACTGGGGGTCGGTCCCGGAGGTCGAGTTCACGCCCCAACAGGAAGCTCCACTCAGGGTCCGGGGCGCCGTGGAGAACCAGTACACCGTCAGTGTGACTGCCCCTG ACATGCCAGCTGGAGTCGTGTCTCTCACCATGTACACCGACCAGCGCTGCGTCCGCTTGACCCCCGTGACCTTCTACACCAGCATGGGGGAGGTCAGCCGCCTTCTGGGGGAGGCCGCACATCCTGTGGACTTCCTCTGCCAG GCCTTCAACCTGACGCGCGGGGCGACCGAGTCTTTGGACCGGATGCTCACCGACTCGTTGAAGGCCTCGATGCCGGCGGCCGGCCTGCAGCTGTTTGGGGTCGGACAGATTGAAGAGGACAACATGGGGGCTT ACCAGCGCGGCGAGGAGCTTCCCACGCTGCTCCACTTCTCTGCCAAGTACggcctgaagcagctgaccgcGGTCCTGCTGCGGTGCCCCGGGGCGCTGCAGGCCTACAGCGTGATGAACCGGGCCGGGGACTACCCCAACACGCTGGCCCAGAAGAGCGGCTTCTCCCAGCTCCGGCAGTTCATGGACGAATTTGTG GAGACGGCGGACATGCTGAAGTCCCACATGGAGGACTCGGCGTCCCCCGAGGTGTACGAGTCGATGTCGGCGAGCTCCCAGGAGATGCTGATGAAGTACTCGGGCGGCTCGGAGGACGTCTACGAGTCCATGCTGGAGATCGACCCCGAGTGTGCAGAGGACCTCT ACGAGGAGATGGCGGCCGTGGGCCAGAACCCCGAGGAGACCATGCTGAGGAAGTTCTTCCAAG CAAAACCACGTGCCGGggtagaccaggaccacaacgaccccctgagaggagaggaagaggaacagggTGATGACctggatgaagatgatgaagaagaggaggaggatccaTACAAACTGTGTACAGAGGACATCTACGACACTGTGGATGCCAACGGCAGCAGCTGCATCCCGGAGATCCTGAACCGCCCGCCGGCCCCCATGCCCAGACCCGAGTTCACGTCGGACCTGGAGAAGCCCCAGACCTACATCTCCAGAG TGTTTTCAGATCAAGCTGAGTCTCAGAGCAGAGCCATGGAAACGAGTCCTGCAG CCCCGCCCTCTCCGGTGTACGACCCCTACGCCGGCATGAAGACCCCCGGCCAGCGGCAGCTGGTGTCCCTGCAGGAGCGCGTGAAGGCGGGCGCCCTCTCCGTGGACGAGGCCGTGCAGCAGTTCAAGGCGTGGCAGCTGGACCACGAGCGGCGGTCCGGCTCCATCTGCTACCAGCAG GAGAATCTGAAGCGCCTCCGAGACAGCATCACCCGGCGCCACCGAGAGAGAGGGCGGGCGGGGGCGGAGCTCG gctatGACATCAGTGCTCCGCTGCACAGGAACCTCTACTGGGGCCCCGGCGCGGCGCCGGAGACCTCCGTGTACGAGGCGGCGCCCAGAgccgtggctccgccccctctgccTCCGGCGCCGCCGCACAGCATCCAGAGAGGCAGCTGGCAGACGGGCAGCACGTCCAGCACCTCCA
- the pik3ap1 gene encoding phosphoinositide 3-kinase adapter protein 1 isoform X2: MEDPPSATSDPPELLILHAAEAEEWASYLQRILKSSRKFRKRSIWLQALDPATGPRGGAVERFRSGGVVVLLLTGALLDLLRDPGPLGALLRPPRRVVALLCGVTEDAVPTERLEGWPAWRKLHAHDEPALYVDAILESVTEGRRLEAQQTEASSTEDPSTGGAGEAGEADGAGGAGEAGEADGAGGAGEAGEADGAGGAGGAGGAGGAGAAGEAGGAGGAASDKLLDAVRGEEPASAPDPTRRTSTQLTCLTVQPSRVLCTGRETLFIVFTREVDWGSVPEVEFTPQQEAPLRVRGAVENQYTVSVTAPDMPAGVVSLTMYTDQRCVRLTPVTFYTSMGEVSRLLGEAAHPVDFLCQAFNLTRGATESLDRMLTDSLKASMPAAGLQLFGVGQIEEDNMGAYQRGEELPTLLHFSAKYGLKQLTAVLLRCPGALQAYSVMNRAGDYPNTLAQKSGFSQLRQFMDEFVETADMLKSHMEDSASPEVYESMSASSQEMLMKYSGGSEDVYESMLEIDPECAEDLYEEMAAVGQNPEETMLRKFFQAKPRAGVDQDHNDPLRGEEEEQGDDLDEDDEEEEEDPYKLCTEDIYDTVDANGSSCIPEILNRPPAPMPRPEFTSDLEKPQTYISRVFSDQAESQSRAMETSPAAPPSPVYDPYAGMKTPGQRQLVSLQERVKAGALSVDEAVQQFKAWQLDHERRSGSICYQQENLKRLRDSITRRHRERGRAGAELGYDISAPLHRNLYWGPGAAPETSVYEAAPRAVAPPPLPPAPPHSIQRGSWQTGSTSSTSSSESSRLSGATEPDLEDLVENVPPPRPPRPPDAAAFTSPPRIPPRIPERLPEKTLHERYTSGPMRALPQRPAPRPPGAAPPVPRRLR; encoded by the exons ATGGAGGACCCCCCCTCAG CGACCTCCGACCCCCCCGAGCTGCTGATCCTGCACGCGGCCGAGGCCGAGGAGTGGGCCTCGTACCTGCAGCGGATCTTGAAATCCTCCAGAAAGTTCCGCAAGAGGTCCATCTGGCTGCAGGCGCTGGACCCGGCCACCGGGCCACGGGGGGGCGCCGTGGAGCGCTTCCGGAGCGGCGGCGTGGTCGTGCTGCTCCTCACCGGAGCGCTGCTCGACCTGCTGCGTGACCCCGGGCCTCTGGGGGCGCTGCTGCGCCCGCCGCGCCGCGTGGTGGCGCTGCTGTGCGGCGTGACGGAGGACGCCGTGCCGACGGAGCGCCTGGAGGGATGGCCGGCCTGGAGGAAGCTGCACGCCCACGACGAGCCCGCCCTCTACGTGGACGCCATCTTGGAGTCCGTCACCGAGG GCAGACGACTGGAGGCCCAACAGACGGAGGCCTCGTCCACTGAAGATCCCTCCACGGGTGGAGCAGGTGAAGCGGGTGAAGCAGACGGAGCGGGTGGAGCAGGTGAAGCGGGTGAAGCAGACGGAGCGGGTGGAGCAGGTGAAGCGGGTGAAGCAGACGGAGCGGGTGGAGCAGGCGGAgcgggtggagcaggtggagcgggTGCAGCAGGTGAAgcgggtggagcaggtggagcggcCTCAGACAAGCTCCTCGACGCCGTCCGGGGGGAGGAGCCGGCGAGCGCTCCGGACCCAACCAGGAGAACCTCCACGCAGCTCACCTGCCTCACCGTGCAGCCGAGCCGGGTTCTGTGCACG GGACGGGAGACGCTCTTCATCGTGTTCACGCGTGAGGTCGACTGGGGGTCGGTCCCGGAGGTCGAGTTCACGCCCCAACAGGAAGCTCCACTCAGGGTCCGGGGCGCCGTGGAGAACCAGTACACCGTCAGTGTGACTGCCCCTG ACATGCCAGCTGGAGTCGTGTCTCTCACCATGTACACCGACCAGCGCTGCGTCCGCTTGACCCCCGTGACCTTCTACACCAGCATGGGGGAGGTCAGCCGCCTTCTGGGGGAGGCCGCACATCCTGTGGACTTCCTCTGCCAG GCCTTCAACCTGACGCGCGGGGCGACCGAGTCTTTGGACCGGATGCTCACCGACTCGTTGAAGGCCTCGATGCCGGCGGCCGGCCTGCAGCTGTTTGGGGTCGGACAGATTGAAGAGGACAACATGGGGGCTT ACCAGCGCGGCGAGGAGCTTCCCACGCTGCTCCACTTCTCTGCCAAGTACggcctgaagcagctgaccgcGGTCCTGCTGCGGTGCCCCGGGGCGCTGCAGGCCTACAGCGTGATGAACCGGGCCGGGGACTACCCCAACACGCTGGCCCAGAAGAGCGGCTTCTCCCAGCTCCGGCAGTTCATGGACGAATTTGTG GAGACGGCGGACATGCTGAAGTCCCACATGGAGGACTCGGCGTCCCCCGAGGTGTACGAGTCGATGTCGGCGAGCTCCCAGGAGATGCTGATGAAGTACTCGGGCGGCTCGGAGGACGTCTACGAGTCCATGCTGGAGATCGACCCCGAGTGTGCAGAGGACCTCT ACGAGGAGATGGCGGCCGTGGGCCAGAACCCCGAGGAGACCATGCTGAGGAAGTTCTTCCAAG CAAAACCACGTGCCGGggtagaccaggaccacaacgaccccctgagaggagaggaagaggaacagggTGATGACctggatgaagatgatgaagaagaggaggaggatccaTACAAACTGTGTACAGAGGACATCTACGACACTGTGGATGCCAACGGCAGCAGCTGCATCCCGGAGATCCTGAACCGCCCGCCGGCCCCCATGCCCAGACCCGAGTTCACGTCGGACCTGGAGAAGCCCCAGACCTACATCTCCAGAG TGTTTTCAGATCAAGCTGAGTCTCAGAGCAGAGCCATGGAAACGAGTCCTGCAG CCCCGCCCTCTCCGGTGTACGACCCCTACGCCGGCATGAAGACCCCCGGCCAGCGGCAGCTGGTGTCCCTGCAGGAGCGCGTGAAGGCGGGCGCCCTCTCCGTGGACGAGGCCGTGCAGCAGTTCAAGGCGTGGCAGCTGGACCACGAGCGGCGGTCCGGCTCCATCTGCTACCAGCAG GAGAATCTGAAGCGCCTCCGAGACAGCATCACCCGGCGCCACCGAGAGAGAGGGCGGGCGGGGGCGGAGCTCG gctatGACATCAGTGCTCCGCTGCACAGGAACCTCTACTGGGGCCCCGGCGCGGCGCCGGAGACCTCCGTGTACGAGGCGGCGCCCAGAgccgtggctccgccccctctgccTCCGGCGCCGCCGCACAGCATCCAGAGAGGCAGCTGGCAGACGGGCAGCACGTCCAGCACCTCCA